A genomic window from Bacteroidota bacterium includes:
- a CDS encoding acyl-CoA desaturase, with protein sequence MELNQIRFNNRLNADFVKELRLAVDQYFTTRNISTYANTAMVIKTICMVALYVVPYILIMSGNFGAWASLGLALLMGLGATGIGFSVAHDALHNAYSKNPLINKLIGVSFNFLGANDYFWKIKHNVRHHTFTNIHEKDEDIDAPVNILRLTPQVQWKRVHRLQPWLALPLYSMLSLSWVFYTDFNKLFTYNGNGSPNPEIKHPLKEVIRLFVYKFIYLFLTIALPIMVLPFAWWQILIGFVAMHMLMGIILSVVFQLAHIVEETEFPAPTEKGNIENSFVVHQLTTTANFAVRNPVITWFVGGLNFQVEHHLFPHICSIHYYKLSRVVEAKAREFGITYHNHHSLISAIRSHFRTLQQFSRPDDLSTSANAAA encoded by the coding sequence ATGGAACTGAACCAAATCCGATTTAACAATCGCCTCAACGCAGATTTTGTAAAGGAACTTCGCCTCGCTGTCGATCAATACTTCACCACCCGTAACATTTCCACATACGCCAACACGGCAATGGTTATTAAAACCATTTGCATGGTTGCACTGTACGTGGTGCCCTACATTCTTATCATGTCCGGTAATTTCGGTGCATGGGCATCGTTGGGACTGGCACTACTTATGGGGTTGGGTGCTACCGGTATTGGCTTCTCCGTGGCGCATGATGCTTTGCATAATGCCTACTCAAAGAACCCGCTGATCAATAAACTTATCGGCGTGTCATTCAATTTTCTGGGAGCCAATGATTATTTCTGGAAAATTAAACACAATGTGCGCCACCACACCTTCACCAATATTCACGAAAAAGACGAAGATATTGATGCTCCGGTAAATATTCTCCGCCTTACCCCGCAGGTGCAATGGAAGCGTGTGCACCGTCTGCAGCCCTGGCTGGCTCTTCCGCTTTATTCGATGCTTTCGCTGAGCTGGGTGTTTTATACCGATTTCAACAAGTTGTTTACCTATAACGGAAACGGAAGTCCTAATCCCGAAATTAAACACCCGTTGAAAGAAGTGATACGCCTGTTTGTGTACAAGTTTATCTATCTCTTCCTCACCATTGCGCTGCCCATTATGGTGCTGCCTTTTGCCTGGTGGCAAATTCTTATCGGATTTGTAGCCATGCATATGCTTATGGGTATTATCCTCTCAGTTGTTTTTCAGCTGGCACACATTGTAGAAGAAACTGAGTTTCCTGCACCAACTGAAAAAGGTAATATCGAAAATTCATTTGTAGTTCATCAGCTTACTACTACTGCCAATTTTGCAGTACGCAACCCGGTTATTACCTGGTTTGTGGGCGGGTTGAATTTTCAGGTTGAACACCATTTGTTTCCGCACATCTGCAGCATACACTATTACAAGTTAAGCCGTGTGGTGGAAGCAAAGGCACGTGAGTTTGGTATTACCTACCACAACCATCACTCACTCATTTCTGCAATTCGTTCGCATTTCCGGACCCTGCAACAGTTCAGCCGGCCCGACGATTTAAGTACTTCTGCAAACGCCGCAGCATAA
- a CDS encoding (4Fe-4S)-binding protein encodes MFCLTLIPQMEKKYSTDEITVHWKPEVCIHSRICWTQLRNVFDPTKRPWINVEGATAEEIIAQVKKCPSGAISYTMNNKAEEEKQAYELCVAEVSPNGPLLVRGEIIVKDAEGNEVRKSNITAFCRCGASGNKPYCDGSHRSAGFTG; translated from the coding sequence ATGTTTTGTTTAACTTTAATTCCACAAATGGAGAAAAAATATTCAACCGACGAAATTACGGTTCACTGGAAACCGGAAGTGTGTATTCACTCAAGAATTTGCTGGACTCAGCTGCGCAATGTGTTTGATCCCACAAAACGTCCGTGGATCAATGTGGAGGGAGCCACAGCTGAAGAAATTATTGCCCAGGTAAAGAAATGCCCTTCGGGCGCAATAAGTTATACGATGAACAATAAGGCAGAAGAAGAAAAGCAGGCCTACGAATTGTGTGTGGCTGAAGTATCGCCCAATGGGCCGTTGCTGGTGCGGGGCGAAATTATTGTGAAGGATGCCGAAGGCAATGAGGTGCGTAAGAGCAATATCACTGCTTTTTGCCGCTGCGGAGCATCGGGTAATAAGCCTTACTGCGACGGATCGCATCGTAGTGCGGGTTTTACGGGTTAG
- a CDS encoding acyloxyacyl hydrolase, producing the protein MKKLLLFCLLCGFVHNARAFDPRTTYPWTVRANAHYGLLLPEYGFMNYIADDYIRGAEINILHQTTGENMWQQLYRYPAWGVAFFYSSMGSASQFGDQYTIYPYYRLHIAGRRRVNLSYQMGVGLSYATRTYNEDNNFMNVAIATHLNIHYHADLLLHVNLTGRLGANAGLAFNHISNANLGEPNVGLNFATAYTGLTWSVGQQKTFRRDSIPAFKPEMNYHVMVTGGVKHTRTFESFKYPAFSVSFNASRRTGHKFAFGAGADFFYDASVEDQMVRQNREYKSQYAFMTGIHFTQEFIYNRFSLLVQEGFYIGLRDKLNNYFMYNRAMVRWHITPAFFVNASMKSHLYILDFPEIGVGYTFR; encoded by the coding sequence ATGAAAAAACTGCTGCTGTTTTGTCTGCTCTGCGGCTTCGTGCACAATGCCCGCGCATTCGACCCGCGCACTACCTATCCGTGGACTGTGCGCGCCAATGCGCATTACGGGCTGCTGCTGCCTGAGTACGGCTTTATGAATTACATTGCCGACGATTATATACGTGGCGCGGAAATCAATATTCTGCATCAGACCACAGGCGAAAATATGTGGCAGCAGCTTTACCGCTACCCGGCCTGGGGCGTAGCTTTTTTTTACAGCAGCATGGGCAGCGCCTCGCAGTTTGGCGATCAGTACACAATTTATCCGTATTACCGCCTGCACATTGCCGGCCGGCGGCGTGTAAACCTCAGCTATCAGATGGGTGTGGGCCTCTCCTACGCCACACGCACTTACAATGAGGATAACAACTTCATGAACGTGGCTATTGCCACACACCTCAACATACACTATCACGCCGACCTGCTGCTGCATGTAAATCTCACCGGCAGACTGGGCGCCAATGCAGGCCTGGCATTTAACCACATTTCAAACGCCAACCTCGGCGAACCCAATGTGGGCCTGAACTTCGCTACCGCTTACACTGGCCTGACCTGGTCTGTGGGCCAGCAGAAAACCTTCCGCCGCGACAGCATTCCTGCATTTAAGCCCGAAATGAATTACCATGTAATGGTTACCGGCGGCGTAAAGCACACCCGCACGTTTGAATCGTTTAAATACCCCGCTTTCTCGGTTTCGTTTAACGCAAGCCGCCGCACCGGTCATAAATTTGCCTTTGGCGCCGGTGCCGACTTCTTCTACGATGCTTCGGTAGAAGATCAGATGGTGCGGCAGAACCGCGAATACAAATCGCAGTATGCATTTATGACCGGCATACACTTCACGCAGGAATTTATTTACAACAGGTTTTCGCTGCTCGTGCAGGAAGGCTTTTACATTGGCCTGCGTGATAAGCTGAACAACTATTTCATGTACAACCGGGCCATGGTGCGCTGGCATATTACGCCCGCATTCTTTGTAAACGCATCCATGAAATCTCACCTCTACATTCTCGATTTTCCTGAAATCGGTGTAGGCTATACGTTCCGATAA
- a CDS encoding carboxy terminal-processing peptidase, which translates to MTKKFRFILVSLPVVLGLSAFAIIGSSCAAALNAPNASPKEQAILSRTIELLGIEHYSPVDINNDFSHKVFDMFLERSDYNKKILLQSDVDELKKHYDKIDDQSKAGSLDFFDKTVEILNKRIAEDRTYYTEILSKPFDFTVKESVELDPEKLAYAKNKTEMREAWRKFLKYQVLVRFVDLKEEQDKKLETKKEDFVVKSDAELESEAREKVKKTEDEIFDRLAKVDRADRMASFVNVLTGVYDPHTEFYPPNDKEDFDIRMSGQLEGIGATLQEKDGYIKVISIMPGSPSSKQGQLKAGDLILKVAQGDKDPVDIVGMQVGDAVKLIRGKKGTEVRLTVKKPDGQTTVISIIRDIVVLEETFAQSAVIEQNGKVGYIKLPSFYADFTKGKTAARYAADDVKREIEKLKAENIDGLILDLRDNGGGSLQEVVKMVGLFIKEGPVVQVSSRRNGARPYVDPDRGNIVYEGPLVVMINENSASASEILAAAIQDYKRGVIVGSNSFGKGTVQNFYDLDQVNSDGKRFDDPLGAVKVTIQKFYRIDGSSTQLKGVSPDISLPGIYSLIETGEKDLDNPLAWDQIRKEDYTLWSNAPKFSALNDMSRKRVAENKGFQIISSKAEQLKREKDMTLESLLLTDYMAQRKKLEEENKALKALEEPIAGMKPIGLKTDMEMIAGDTSRTARKTDWLEKLGKDVYLSEAAHIVHDMKGN; encoded by the coding sequence ATGACAAAAAAATTCAGATTCATTCTTGTGTCCCTGCCCGTTGTACTGGGACTTTCTGCATTTGCCATTATTGGTTCGAGTTGTGCGGCTGCTTTAAATGCCCCCAACGCCAGTCCGAAAGAACAGGCCATACTTTCACGCACCATCGAATTGCTCGGTATTGAACATTACAGTCCGGTAGATATCAACAACGATTTCTCCCATAAGGTATTCGACATGTTCCTTGAACGCTCTGACTACAACAAAAAAATCCTGTTGCAGTCGGATGTGGATGAACTGAAAAAACATTACGACAAAATCGACGACCAGTCGAAAGCCGGCTCGCTCGATTTCTTCGACAAAACAGTGGAAATACTCAACAAGCGCATTGCTGAAGACCGGACTTACTACACCGAAATTCTTTCCAAGCCTTTTGATTTTACGGTGAAAGAATCGGTGGAGCTTGATCCTGAAAAACTAGCCTACGCAAAAAATAAAACCGAAATGCGCGAAGCCTGGCGTAAATTCCTGAAATATCAGGTATTGGTGCGTTTTGTGGATCTGAAGGAAGAGCAGGATAAAAAACTAGAAACCAAGAAGGAAGATTTTGTGGTAAAGTCGGATGCCGAACTTGAATCCGAAGCGCGAGAGAAAGTGAAAAAAACGGAAGACGAAATTTTTGATCGTCTGGCAAAGGTTGATCGTGCTGACCGCATGGCTTCATTTGTAAATGTACTTACCGGTGTGTATGATCCGCATACCGAATTTTATCCGCCCAACGATAAAGAAGATTTCGACATCCGCATGTCGGGACAGCTGGAAGGCATTGGAGCCACGCTGCAAGAGAAAGACGGCTATATTAAAGTAATCAGCATTATGCCCGGAAGTCCTTCTTCAAAACAGGGGCAACTCAAAGCCGGCGATCTTATTCTGAAAGTGGCACAGGGCGACAAAGACCCTGTGGACATTGTAGGTATGCAGGTGGGTGATGCGGTGAAACTGATTCGTGGTAAAAAAGGCACGGAAGTGCGCTTGACGGTAAAAAAGCCTGACGGGCAAACCACAGTTATTTCGATTATCCGTGACATTGTGGTGCTTGAAGAAACCTTTGCACAAAGTGCAGTGATTGAGCAAAACGGTAAAGTAGGTTACATCAAACTGCCTTCGTTTTATGCTGATTTCACTAAGGGTAAAACAGCCGCCCGCTATGCTGCTGATGATGTGAAGCGTGAAATTGAAAAACTCAAAGCCGAAAACATAGATGGCCTTATCCTTGATCTTCGGGATAATGGCGGCGGTTCGCTGCAGGAAGTGGTGAAAATGGTGGGCCTGTTTATTAAGGAAGGTCCGGTGGTACAAGTAAGCTCACGCAGAAACGGCGCCCGTCCGTACGTTGATCCCGACCGTGGAAACATCGTGTATGAGGGCCCGCTGGTGGTAATGATAAATGAGAACAGTGCATCTGCTTCTGAAATTCTTGCCGCAGCCATTCAGGATTACAAACGCGGCGTAATAGTAGGCAGCAACTCGTTCGGGAAAGGTACTGTACAAAACTTCTACGATCTGGACCAGGTGAACAGTGATGGTAAACGTTTCGACGATCCGCTGGGCGCGGTGAAAGTGACCATCCAGAAGTTTTACCGCATTGATGGAAGTTCGACACAACTTAAAGGTGTATCACCGGATATTTCATTGCCTGGAATTTACAGCCTTATTGAAACCGGCGAGAAAGATCTCGACAATCCGCTTGCCTGGGATCAGATCCGCAAGGAAGATTATACGCTCTGGAGCAATGCACCGAAGTTCAGTGCGCTGAATGACATGAGCCGCAAGCGTGTGGCTGAAAACAAAGGCTTCCAGATTATAAGCAGCAAAGCCGAGCAACTGAAACGCGAAAAAGACATGACGCTTGAATCGCTGTTGCTCACTGACTATATGGCTCAGCGCAAGAAACTGGAAGAAGAAAACAAAGCACTCAAGGCTCTTGAAGAACCAATTGCCGGGATGAAACCGATCGGACTGAAAACAGACATGGAAATGATTGCAGGCGATACTTCCCGCACCGCCCGCAAAACCGACTGGCTTGAAAAACTTGGCAAAGACGTGTATTTGAGCGAAGCCGCACACATTGTACATGACATGAAAGGCAATTAA
- a CDS encoding alpha/beta hydrolase produces MTVLHRPPMLMLHGAIGAARQLTPLKHILETHCGQIRTLDFPGHGGRSMPVLPFSIKQFAESAIDYMNEEGLERVDIFGYSMGGYVALYLARHYPSRVGRICTLATKFAWSPDVSAREVRLLHPETIEQKVPHFARTLEERHAPQHWKDVLHATAALMHNLGETPELSDEDFAQIAHPVLLSVGDRDTMVSIEETAGIYRKLPNAQLAVLPNTTHPVEQADLQRIEELLRRFMY; encoded by the coding sequence ATGACCGTGTTACATCGTCCGCCAATGCTCATGCTGCATGGAGCTATCGGAGCGGCCCGGCAGCTAACTCCGTTAAAGCATATATTAGAAACGCATTGCGGACAGATACGCACGCTTGATTTCCCGGGTCACGGCGGCCGGAGCATGCCGGTGTTGCCATTCAGCATAAAGCAGTTTGCGGAAAGCGCCATTGACTATATGAATGAAGAAGGCCTGGAGCGTGTTGATATTTTCGGCTACAGCATGGGCGGATACGTGGCGCTTTATTTGGCTCGGCATTATCCCTCACGCGTGGGGCGTATTTGCACACTGGCTACAAAGTTTGCATGGAGCCCCGATGTATCCGCACGCGAAGTAAGGCTGCTGCATCCCGAAACAATTGAGCAGAAAGTCCCCCACTTTGCCCGCACCCTTGAAGAACGGCATGCACCGCAACACTGGAAAGATGTGCTGCACGCCACCGCCGCACTCATGCACAACCTGGGCGAAACACCCGAACTGAGCGACGAAGACTTTGCACAAATTGCACACCCGGTGCTGCTCAGTGTGGGCGACCGGGATACGATGGTAAGCATTGAAGAAACCGCCGGCATTTACCGTAAACTGCCAAACGCACAGCTGGCCGTGCTGCCCAACACCACCCACCCCGTAGAGCAGGCCGATTTGCAGCGCATTGAAGAACTTCTGCGCCGGTTTATGTATTAA
- a CDS encoding group III truncated hemoglobin produces MAEFKPDLVSDHDIEQLLLSFYEKVLADEQLARFFAGTDMQAHLPRIVSFWSGLLFNTGGFSGNLMEAHMHLHEKYTLSEADFGRWLELFFAEVDSKFAGIKAEEAKSRARSIASVLSYRITGQV; encoded by the coding sequence ATGGCCGAATTTAAACCCGATCTTGTTTCCGATCACGATATTGAACAGCTGTTGCTGTCGTTTTATGAGAAGGTACTGGCTGATGAACAACTTGCCCGTTTTTTTGCCGGTACCGATATGCAGGCCCATCTGCCTCGGATTGTAAGCTTTTGGTCTGGTTTGTTGTTTAATACCGGTGGATTTTCAGGAAACCTGATGGAGGCGCATATGCATTTGCATGAAAAATATACGCTTTCAGAAGCTGATTTTGGACGTTGGCTGGAGCTGTTTTTTGCTGAAGTTGACAGTAAATTCGCGGGTATCAAGGCAGAAGAGGCTAAAAGCCGTGCCCGGTCAATTGCCAGTGTATTGAGTTACAGAATAACGGGGCAAGTTTGA
- a CDS encoding DUF2807 domain-containing protein, with product MRTKQLLPLLCIALLTILSACRKGDPYEGFVSKTYDYASIDTLQIEGVYEIILIQDTVNKIVVNGPERVVNKTDLKTEDGKIIIDTRGNGQMFHPREANTRLYIHVTAIKLINVYETCSIRTPEPLTGYEIGVVNKARTMDVDLKLNCTVFYYWNNPVGGQLVLHGQVNELKFWNAGLARVDASDLQAEFAIADNGSQNDCVLNARQQIIYSLTSIGNIMYYGNPALVRDKVTGSGQILRVQ from the coding sequence ATGCGCACCAAACAGTTACTGCCACTGCTCTGTATCGCCCTGCTCACCATACTTTCGGCCTGCCGCAAAGGCGATCCGTATGAAGGATTCGTGAGCAAAACGTACGATTATGCCAGCATCGACACACTGCAAATTGAAGGTGTCTATGAAATCATCCTCATTCAGGACACCGTCAACAAAATTGTGGTAAACGGTCCTGAACGGGTGGTAAACAAAACTGATCTGAAAACCGAAGACGGAAAAATAATCATCGACACACGCGGCAACGGACAAATGTTTCACCCGCGTGAAGCCAATACCCGCCTGTACATACACGTTACGGCTATCAAACTCATCAACGTGTATGAAACGTGCAGCATCCGCACCCCCGAACCGCTTACCGGTTACGAAATCGGCGTTGTAAACAAGGCTCGCACCATGGATGTGGATCTGAAACTGAACTGCACCGTATTTTATTACTGGAACAATCCGGTGGGCGGACAACTTGTGCTGCACGGGCAGGTAAACGAACTTAAATTCTGGAATGCCGGGCTGGCCCGTGTGGATGCCTCAGACCTGCAGGCGGAGTTTGCCATTGCCGACAACGGCTCGCAAAACGACTGTGTGCTTAACGCGCGCCAGCAGATCATTTACAGCCTCACCAGCATTGGAAATATTATGTATTACGGAAATCCTGCGTTAGTGCGCGATAAAGTGACCGGATCGGGCCAGATTCTCCGCGTACAATAA
- a CDS encoding arsenite methyltransferase, translating into MQNSDELKALVREKYSEIALQDKSTNASSCCGATTSCGDPVYSIMSDQYDALKGYQPEADLGLGCGLPTEFAKIRPGDVVIDLGSGAGNDCFVARHETGATGKVIGIDFTPAMIERARANAEKLGFHNVEFRQGDIEKMPVTAGIADVVVSNCVLNLVPDKAAVFAEINRVLKPGGHFSISDIVLEGHLTNSVRKTAELYAGCISGAIQKSEYLGLIEKAGFTNITVQKQKTIEVPEEILSSYLSAEEINAFRESGTGIYSITVFGVKDSSCTPGSGCC; encoded by the coding sequence ATGCAAAATTCAGACGAACTCAAGGCGCTGGTCCGGGAGAAATACAGCGAAATTGCTTTACAGGATAAGAGCACCAACGCCTCATCCTGCTGCGGAGCCACCACAAGCTGCGGCGATCCGGTTTACAGCATCATGTCAGACCAGTATGATGCCCTCAAGGGATACCAGCCCGAAGCTGATCTGGGACTTGGGTGCGGACTTCCCACGGAGTTTGCCAAAATCAGGCCCGGGGATGTAGTCATTGATCTGGGCAGCGGAGCCGGTAACGATTGTTTTGTAGCCCGTCACGAAACCGGTGCTACGGGTAAGGTAATCGGCATCGACTTTACGCCGGCCATGATTGAGCGGGCCCGTGCCAATGCCGAAAAACTTGGTTTTCACAACGTGGAGTTCAGGCAGGGCGATATTGAAAAAATGCCCGTTACGGCTGGCATTGCCGATGTAGTGGTGAGTAACTGTGTGCTCAATCTGGTTCCGGATAAAGCCGCTGTATTTGCTGAAATCAATCGTGTGCTTAAGCCCGGCGGGCATTTCAGTATTTCCGATATCGTGCTTGAAGGGCACCTCACCAACAGTGTGCGCAAAACGGCTGAACTGTATGCCGGCTGTATTTCAGGAGCCATACAGAAAAGTGAATACCTGGGATTGATTGAAAAGGCCGGTTTTACAAACATTACCGTGCAGAAACAGAAAACCATTGAGGTGCCGGAAGAAATACTCAGCAGCTACCTGAGCGCGGAGGAAATTAATGCCTTTCGCGAATCGGGCACTGGTATTTACAGTATTACGGTGTTTGGCGTGAAAGACAGTAGTTGCACTCCCGGTTCGGGATGCTGCTAA
- the mazG gene encoding nucleoside triphosphate pyrophosphohydrolase produces MANSTPEQKQQAFGRLLTIMDELRAQCPWDKKQTMETLRHLTIEEMYELADAILTGNLQGVKKELGDVLLHIVFYAKIGSETGDFDIADVIHAQCDKLISRHPHIYGDVKAETEEQVKENWEKIKLREKDSITGDGFRSVLAGVPLGLPAVVKATRIQEKARAVGFDWEEPQQVWDKVLEELNEFKTECDHKAEKARLEDEFGDVMFALINYARFLGINPEDALEKTNRKFIARFQYLERESQKDGRKLEEMSLAEMDEYWNRAKKLANP; encoded by the coding sequence ATGGCTAATTCTACTCCCGAGCAAAAGCAGCAGGCTTTCGGCCGTTTGCTTACCATTATGGACGAACTGCGTGCGCAATGCCCGTGGGACAAAAAGCAAACCATGGAAACCCTGCGGCACCTTACCATTGAAGAGATGTACGAGCTGGCCGATGCGATACTCACCGGCAACCTGCAGGGCGTAAAAAAAGAACTGGGCGATGTGCTGCTGCATATTGTATTCTACGCCAAAATCGGCAGCGAAACCGGCGATTTCGATATTGCTGATGTGATTCATGCACAGTGTGACAAGCTCATTTCACGCCACCCACATATTTACGGCGACGTAAAAGCCGAAACCGAAGAGCAGGTGAAGGAAAACTGGGAGAAAATAAAACTCAGGGAAAAAGACAGCATCACCGGCGACGGTTTCCGCTCGGTGCTGGCGGGTGTGCCGCTCGGGCTGCCGGCGGTGGTGAAAGCCACCCGCATTCAGGAAAAAGCGCGTGCCGTAGGTTTCGACTGGGAAGAGCCGCAGCAGGTTTGGGATAAAGTGCTGGAAGAACTTAATGAATTTAAAACCGAGTGCGACCACAAAGCTGAAAAAGCAAGGCTGGAAGATGAATTTGGCGATGTAATGTTTGCACTCATCAACTATGCCCGCTTTCTGGGCATCAATCCCGAAGATGCGCTCGAAAAAACAAACCGCAAATTCATAGCCCGCTTCCAGTATCTCGAACGCGAATCACAAAAAGATGGCCGCAAACTCGAAGAAATGAGCCTGGCCGAGATGGATGAATACTGGAACCGCGCCAAAAAACTGGCTAACCCGTAA